One genomic segment of Flavobacteriaceae bacterium includes these proteins:
- a CDS encoding ATP phosphoribosyltransferase, protein MSKLKIAIQKRGRLHEDSLKLLKDCGIAIINGKDQLKVVIDHFPVEILYLRNSDIPQYIEDGTADIGIIGENLLIEKQKQVAVVEKLGFSKCRVSLAVPKEVENNSIDYFNGKKIATSYPVTLQNYLDENNISAEIHTISGSVEIAPNIGLADGICDIVSSGSTLFKNGLRETQVILTSEAVLAKSLKLTPDQEAILEKLLFRIKAVLRAKKSKYILLNVPNEKIGAVTHILPVLKSPTILPLAEDGWSSLHSVIEEGQFWEVIDELKTAGAEDILIVSIDKMVI, encoded by the coding sequence ATGAGTAAACTAAAAATAGCCATTCAAAAAAGAGGAAGGCTACATGAAGATTCGTTAAAACTTTTAAAAGACTGTGGTATTGCCATTATTAATGGCAAGGATCAATTAAAAGTAGTCATAGATCATTTTCCTGTGGAAATTCTTTACTTGCGTAATTCCGATATTCCCCAATATATTGAGGACGGAACAGCAGATATTGGTATTATTGGAGAAAACTTGCTTATTGAAAAACAAAAGCAGGTAGCCGTAGTTGAGAAATTAGGCTTCTCGAAATGCAGGGTTTCGCTAGCCGTTCCAAAAGAAGTTGAAAACAATAGTATTGATTATTTCAACGGTAAAAAGATAGCTACATCCTATCCTGTTACACTTCAAAACTATTTAGATGAGAACAATATTTCCGCTGAAATTCATACCATTTCCGGTTCCGTAGAAATTGCCCCCAATATTGGTTTGGCAGATGGTATTTGTGATATTGTCAGCTCGGGAAGTACTTTATTTAAGAATGGTTTAAGAGAAACTCAGGTGATACTTACATCGGAAGCCGTATTGGCTAAATCATTAAAACTTACACCGGATCAGGAAGCAATATTAGAAAAATTGCTATTCAGAATTAAGGCAGTTTTGAGGGCTAAAAAAAGTAAGTATATTTTATTGAATGTACCTAATGAAAAGATAGGTGCGGTTACCCATATTCTCCCTGTCTTAAAAAGTCCAACCATTTTACCATTGGCAGAAGACGGTTGGAGCTCTCTACACTCGGTAATTGAGGAAGGTCAGTTTTGGGAAGTCATTGATGAGTTAAAAACCGCCGGTGCAGAAGATATTTTAATTGTCTCAATTGATAAAATGGTGATATGA
- a CDS encoding IS982 family transposase, producing MNNLNANYERILEVLRKISKEQLLIYQRREPKLSDLELISLSLTVEFMGIDSENDLFRKLPIAIYQKIERNVYNKRRRRLLDHLDSIRLKLASYFNEFENYFIVDSMPLEVCKLSRSYRSKICKETMHTFPDKGYCASQGTNYYGYKLHAICSVSGVFQSIDFSPASVHDINYLKAVKMQIKSATLIGDRGYLSAEVQLNLFETYDIKLNTPMRNNQNQYKKQAYIFRKSRKRIETLFSQLYDQFMIRRNYAKTFEGFKTRIISKIIALTVIQYINKFFFDRNINNIKISII from the coding sequence ATGAACAACTTAAATGCAAATTACGAAAGAATATTGGAAGTATTAAGAAAAATATCAAAAGAACAACTTTTAATTTATCAAAGGCGTGAACCTAAACTTAGTGATTTAGAACTCATCAGTTTAAGTTTAACGGTAGAATTTATGGGAATTGATAGCGAGAATGATTTGTTTAGGAAACTCCCAATTGCAATTTACCAGAAAATAGAACGAAATGTTTATAACAAAAGAAGGCGTAGATTATTAGATCATTTGGACAGTATTCGATTAAAATTAGCTTCCTACTTTAATGAATTTGAGAATTATTTTATCGTTGACAGTATGCCTTTGGAAGTTTGCAAATTATCAAGAAGTTATCGTTCTAAAATCTGCAAAGAAACAATGCATACCTTTCCAGACAAAGGTTATTGTGCATCTCAAGGTACTAATTATTACGGGTATAAGTTGCACGCAATTTGTTCTGTGAGCGGTGTTTTTCAGAGTATCGATTTTAGTCCAGCATCTGTACATGATATCAATTATCTTAAAGCGGTTAAAATGCAGATTAAAAGCGCTACTTTAATTGGTGATAGAGGATATTTATCCGCAGAAGTTCAACTTAATTTATTTGAAACCTATGATATTAAATTAAATACACCAATGAGAAATAATCAAAATCAGTATAAGAAACAAGCTTATATTTTTAGAAAATCTAGAAAACGTATAGAAACTTTGTTCTCACAATTATATGACCAGTTTATGATTCGAAGAAACTATGCTAAAACTTTTGAAGGATTTAAAACAAGAATAATATCTAAGATAATTGCTTTAACTGTAATTCAATACATCAACAAATTTTTCTTTGATAGAAATATCAACAATATTAAAATCAGCATTATTTAA
- a CDS encoding choice-of-anchor B family protein, translating to MKLNLFFFCTTLMVFFGYSQTPCVSGFAGEYPCNDYDLLSNVPVSTLANTLGSPEGSDVWGWTDPITGEEYAIAGMTNSMTFVDISDPVNPVYLGRMDTQSGNTSFWRDVKIYQNHAFIVADNVGNHGMQIFDLTRLRSVTSPQTSTADAVYNDVVLNLENDVTNKSTYYEKPTINLSNLSIDLIMWNNKNHF from the coding sequence ATGAAACTAAATTTATTTTTCTTTTGCACTACTCTTATGGTTTTTTTCGGATATTCCCAGACACCTTGTGTCAGCGGTTTTGCCGGAGAATACCCATGTAATGATTATGACCTGTTATCAAATGTACCGGTGAGTACATTAGCAAACACTTTAGGCTCTCCCGAAGGAAGTGATGTCTGGGGTTGGACAGACCCGATTACCGGAGAAGAATATGCCATTGCTGGAATGACCAATAGTATGACTTTTGTTGATATTTCCGATCCTGTTAATCCTGTATATTTGGGAAGAATGGACACTCAAAGTGGTAATACCAGCTTTTGGAGAGATGTAAAAATTTATCAGAATCATGCATTTATTGTTGCAGATAATGTGGGAAATCACGGAATGCAGATTTTTGATTTAACCCGATTGAGAAGTGTAACATCTCCTCAAACATCTACTGCCGATGCCGTATATAATGATGTTGTGCTTAATCTAGAGAATGATGTAACCAATAAATCAACATATTATGAAAAACCGACCATTAATCTTAGTAACTTGTCTATTGACCTTATCATGTGGAACAACAAAAACCACTTTTGA
- a CDS encoding choice-of-anchor B family protein, with product MVTYNDPDSDYTGKEILIGSNETKMVILDVTDKSNVIKISDVIYPQIGFTHQGWFTEDQRYFTLVDESDEQDFGLNTRTIVFNFQDLDNPVHSFNYFGPSTVVDHNGYVKGTRFFMASYRVGMRVLDLSNISGTSNQLSEIGYFDTYPADNGTGYSGAWSVYPYFASGNILFGINDIQRGLL from the coding sequence GTGGTAACCTATAATGATCCTGATTCGGATTATACGGGAAAAGAAATTTTAATTGGAAGCAACGAAACAAAAATGGTCATATTAGACGTAACGGACAAGAGTAATGTTATAAAAATTTCCGATGTGATATATCCTCAAATAGGCTTCACACACCAAGGGTGGTTTACAGAAGATCAACGATACTTTACCTTGGTAGACGAATCGGATGAACAAGATTTTGGTTTAAATACAAGAACCATTGTCTTTAATTTTCAGGACTTGGACAACCCTGTACATTCTTTCAATTATTTTGGGCCTTCAACAGTTGTAGATCATAACGGATATGTAAAAGGAACTCGCTTTTTTATGGCCAGTTACAGAGTGGGAATGCGAGTTTTAGACCTCTCAAACATTAGTGGAACCAGCAACCAATTAAGTGAAATAGGGTACTTTGATACCTATCCGGCCGATAATGGAACAGGGTATAGTGGAGCATGGAGTGTATACCCCTACTTTGCCAGTGGTAATATTCTTTTTGGCATTAATGATATACAAAGGGGGCTTTTGTAG
- a CDS encoding T9SS type A sorting domain-containing protein: MNFNTEYITILQRSLSIFPNPTVSNPVIKATQNRPIQFIEVYSISGTKIFSKQNINREEFVLPVGDQSKGVYIVKINAFISKKLVLH; encoded by the coding sequence ATCAATTTTAATACGGAATATATCACTATTTTGCAAAGGTCTCTTTCTATTTTTCCAAATCCGACAGTTAGCAATCCTGTAATTAAAGCTACCCAAAACCGACCAATACAGTTTATTGAAGTATATAGTATTTCAGGAACAAAAATTTTCTCCAAACAAAATATTAATCGGGAGGAATTCGTTTTACCTGTAGGAGATCAGTCAAAAGGAGTGTATATTGTAAAAATCAATGCATTTATTTCAAAGAAGCTCGTTTTGCATTAA
- a CDS encoding choice-of-anchor B family protein: MKKYIQLLSTLLIIYSCEDPVPANNSGNSDPPGSVLAPCQGGFAGDYPCNDYDLVAHIDLQTLGGAGASGNDSWGWTDPTTQKEYALMCTSTGTAFIDISNALNPVVLGQLPTATSNSSWRDVKVYNNYACIISEAPGHGMQVFDLTRLRNVANPPQVFTSDAHYTGFGNAHNIVINQTNGYAYAVGTNTFSGGPHFVDISDPLNPTAAGGYANDAYSHDAQVVTYNGPDADHTGKEILIGSNENEVVIVDVTNKTNPTQISKISYSNIGYTHQGWFTDDMRYFILGDELDEVNFGGNTRTIVFDFTDLDNPVFHMNYNGPTAAVDHNGYVNGNVFYLANYTAGVRMIDITNIGNGTMAEIGSFDTSPANNSAAFNGVWNVYPFFSSGNIVVSDINNGLFIIRKSGM; encoded by the coding sequence ATGAAAAAATATATTCAATTGCTGAGTACTTTATTGATAATCTATTCATGTGAAGACCCTGTTCCGGCTAATAATTCCGGAAATTCGGATCCTCCAGGTTCGGTGTTAGCTCCCTGTCAAGGAGGTTTTGCAGGGGATTATCCTTGTAATGATTACGATTTGGTAGCACATATTGATTTGCAAACGTTAGGCGGGGCCGGGGCTTCCGGTAACGATAGCTGGGGCTGGACAGATCCAACCACTCAGAAAGAATACGCACTGATGTGTACCAGTACGGGAACCGCTTTTATCGACATCTCAAATGCTTTAAACCCAGTTGTTTTAGGGCAATTACCCACAGCAACCTCCAACAGCTCCTGGCGAGATGTAAAAGTATACAATAACTACGCATGTATTATAAGCGAAGCTCCCGGACATGGAATGCAGGTTTTTGATCTTACCCGATTGAGAAATGTGGCAAACCCTCCCCAAGTATTTACTTCAGATGCACATTATACCGGATTTGGAAATGCACATAATATAGTGATTAATCAAACAAACGGATATGCATATGCCGTAGGAACAAATACGTTTAGCGGCGGCCCGCATTTTGTCGATATTTCTGACCCTTTAAACCCAACGGCAGCCGGTGGATATGCTAACGATGCCTATTCTCATGACGCGCAGGTAGTAACCTATAATGGCCCCGACGCAGATCATACGGGAAAAGAGATTTTAATCGGAAGTAATGAAAATGAGGTGGTAATTGTCGATGTAACAAACAAAACCAACCCCACACAGATTTCTAAAATTAGCTATAGCAATATCGGATATACACATCAGGGATGGTTTACAGACGATATGCGGTATTTTATTTTAGGAGATGAGCTCGATGAAGTTAATTTTGGAGGAAATACACGCACGATTGTTTTTGACTTTACAGATCTGGACAACCCTGTTTTTCATATGAATTACAACGGACCTACTGCTGCCGTAGATCACAATGGATATGTAAACGGAAACGTATTTTATCTGGCTAATTACACTGCCGGTGTTCGAATGATCGATATCACTAACATCGGTAATGGTACGATGGCGGAAATAGGTTCTTTTGATACAAGTCCTGCTAATAATAGTGCCGCTTTTAACGGTGTTTGGAATGTATACCCGTTTTTCTCTAGCGGAAATATTGTGGTAAGTGATATCAACAACGGCCTGTTTATTATCAGAAAAAGCGGAATGTAA
- a CDS encoding cytochrome-c peroxidase yields the protein MSCSGTTENDTYIPTVLALEIPPLFQQKLIAPLNPADNPLTQEGVALGKKLFFEKRLSGDNSQSCATCHRPSNAFSDHTRFSDGIDGIFGNRNAMPLFNLAWNFNERFAWDGKELSLERQALEPVRSPVEMHSSWPVVADKLQQDPEYPTLFLQAFGTLTIDSTRITKAIAQFERTLISGNSKFDRYLLGNATLTPQELNGFNVFMDEARGDCFHCHGSDNNPLWTDNNFHNNGLDETFTDLGLGAVTGDPNDNGKFRSPSLRNLAFTAPYMHDGRFATLDAVIDHYSEGLKMSSTVDPLMKKVNEGGVQLTPQDKADLKAFLLTLTDDNFANNPAFRN from the coding sequence GTGTCGTGTTCCGGCACAACAGAAAATGATACCTACATTCCCACTGTATTAGCTTTGGAAATACCTCCTCTTTTTCAACAAAAATTAATAGCACCCTTAAACCCCGCTGATAACCCTTTGACCCAAGAAGGAGTTGCCTTAGGGAAAAAACTCTTTTTCGAAAAAAGACTTTCGGGCGATAATTCACAATCTTGCGCTACCTGCCACCGACCGTCAAATGCATTTTCGGACCATACCCGTTTTAGCGATGGAATTGACGGGATATTCGGAAATAGAAATGCAATGCCTTTATTCAATTTAGCCTGGAATTTTAACGAGCGTTTTGCCTGGGACGGCAAAGAATTAAGTCTGGAAAGACAAGCGCTGGAACCTGTTCGGAGCCCTGTTGAAATGCACAGTAGTTGGCCAGTAGTAGCAGATAAACTACAACAAGATCCTGAATATCCCACACTGTTTTTGCAAGCTTTTGGAACCTTGACTATCGATTCTACAAGAATTACAAAAGCCATCGCTCAGTTTGAACGAACACTTATTTCCGGGAACTCAAAATTTGACCGATATCTTCTGGGAAATGCTACACTAACCCCACAAGAACTCAACGGTTTTAATGTATTTATGGACGAGGCTAGAGGAGATTGCTTTCATTGTCACGGAAGCGATAACAATCCGCTTTGGACAGATAACAATTTTCACAATAACGGTTTAGATGAAACCTTTACGGATTTGGGATTAGGAGCGGTTACCGGTGACCCGAATGACAACGGAAAATTTCGTTCACCGTCTTTGCGAAACCTCGCGTTTACAGCCCCTTATATGCATGACGGGCGTTTTGCAACACTGGACGCCGTCATCGATCACTATAGCGAAGGGTTAAAAATGTCATCAACGGTAGACCCGCTAATGAAAAAAGTCAATGAAGGTGGCGTGCAGTTAACTCCACAAGACAAAGCAGATCTCAAGGCTTTTTTACTGACACTTACCGATGACAATTTTGCAAACAATCCTGCATTTCGAAATTAA
- a CDS encoding iron-sulfur cluster assembly accessory protein, with amino-acid sequence MIKVSDQAKKKVIELMTGDGFDATTDFVRVGVKSGGCSGLSYDLNFDKSQLENDKVFEDNDVKIVVDKKSFLYLVGTTLEYSGGLNGKGFVFNNPNANRTCGCGESFSL; translated from the coding sequence ATGATTAAAGTATCTGATCAAGCAAAAAAGAAAGTCATTGAATTGATGACAGGTGACGGATTTGATGCCACTACGGATTTTGTTCGTGTGGGTGTAAAAAGCGGTGGATGTTCGGGGCTTTCTTATGATTTGAATTTCGATAAAAGCCAATTGGAAAATGATAAGGTTTTTGAAGATAATGATGTAAAAATAGTGGTCGATAAAAAGAGTTTTCTATATCTGGTAGGAACCACATTAGAATATTCCGGAGGGCTAAACGGAAAAGGATTTGTATTCAATAACCCAAATGCTAACAGAACATGCGGGTGCGGAGAAAGTTTTTCGCTATAA
- the sufB gene encoding Fe-S cluster assembly protein SufB: MKYTEEDLREELKTKEYEYGFYTDIESETFPKGLNEAIVRAISEKKNEPEWMTEWRLEAFRIWSEMEEPDWANVQYKKPDFQDIAYYSAPKKKPKLNSLDEVDPELLVTFEKLGISLEEQKRLANVAVDIVMDSVSVATTFKETLAEKGIIFMPISEAIQKHPELVRKYLGTVIPQKDNFYAALNSAVFSDGSFCYIPKGVRCPMELSTYFRINEGGTGQFERTLVVADKGSYVSYLEGCTAPQRDENQLHAAVVELIALDDAEIKYSTVQNWFPGDSKGKGGVYNFVTKRGLCETNAKISWTQVETGSAITWKYPSCVLKGNNSVGEFYSIAVTNNFQQADTGTKMIHLGKNTRSTIISKGISAGKSQNSYRGLVQINSRAENARNFSQCDSLLMGNECGAHTFPYIESKNKSAQIEHEATTSKIGEDQLFYCNQRGIDTEKAIALIVNGFSKEVLNKLPMEFAVEAQKLLEISLEGSVG; the protein is encoded by the coding sequence ATGAAGTATACCGAAGAAGATTTAAGAGAAGAGTTAAAAACCAAAGAGTATGAATACGGTTTTTACACAGATATAGAAAGTGAAACGTTTCCCAAGGGATTGAATGAGGCTATTGTTCGTGCCATTTCCGAGAAAAAAAACGAACCGGAATGGATGACGGAATGGCGTTTGGAAGCTTTTAGAATTTGGTCGGAAATGGAAGAACCCGATTGGGCAAACGTACAGTATAAAAAACCTGATTTTCAGGATATTGCTTACTATTCTGCTCCGAAGAAAAAACCAAAGCTGAATAGTTTGGATGAGGTAGACCCTGAGTTGTTGGTCACGTTTGAAAAACTGGGTATCTCATTAGAAGAGCAAAAGCGATTGGCAAATGTTGCCGTAGACATTGTCATGGATTCTGTTTCCGTAGCTACCACATTCAAAGAAACTTTGGCCGAAAAAGGAATCATTTTTATGCCGATTTCCGAAGCCATTCAAAAGCATCCCGAATTGGTGAGAAAATATTTAGGTACTGTTATTCCGCAAAAAGACAACTTTTATGCTGCCTTAAACTCTGCTGTTTTTTCTGACGGTTCGTTTTGCTATATTCCAAAAGGAGTTCGCTGCCCTATGGAACTATCTACCTATTTCCGAATCAACGAAGGAGGAACCGGGCAGTTTGAAAGAACCTTGGTAGTTGCTGACAAAGGAAGCTATGTAAGCTACTTAGAAGGATGTACGGCCCCCCAAAGAGACGAAAACCAACTGCATGCCGCCGTTGTTGAGTTAATTGCCCTGGATGATGCGGAGATTAAATATTCCACCGTTCAAAACTGGTTCCCCGGAGATAGTAAAGGAAAGGGTGGCGTATATAATTTTGTAACCAAAAGAGGCTTGTGCGAAACCAATGCAAAAATCTCCTGGACTCAGGTAGAAACAGGCTCTGCCATTACCTGGAAATATCCGAGTTGTGTACTAAAAGGAAATAACTCGGTAGGCGAGTTTTATTCAATTGCCGTAACTAATAATTTCCAACAGGCAGATACCGGAACAAAGATGATTCACTTAGGGAAAAATACCAGGTCAACCATTATTTCCAAAGGGATCTCTGCCGGAAAATCGCAAAATAGCTATCGAGGGCTGGTACAAATCAATTCCAGGGCAGAAAATGCAAGAAACTTTTCGCAATGTGATAGTCTGCTAATGGGTAACGAATGCGGTGCACATACATTTCCGTATATCGAATCCAAAAACAAGTCGGCTCAGATAGAGCACGAAGCTACTACGAGTAAAATCGGAGAAGACCAACTGTTTTATTGTAATCAGCGAGGAATTGATACGGAAAAAGCCATTGCGCTGATAGTAAACGGATTTAGCAAGGAAGTACTAAACAAACTTCCTATGGAGTTTGCCGTAGAAGCGCAAAAATTACTGGAAATCAGTTTGGAAGGAAGTGTGGGTTAA
- a CDS encoding MBL fold metallo-hydrolase: protein MKKILFFLLAISILGCKNTHKKEPAKPKVKLYALEGGAILVKKLEVFSQDTTYTGQTRQFTNAYYVISHPKGNLMWDAGLPEQLIVPEPFHEPNGVFAIQRPDSLKNQLASIGFTIEDFDYIALSHHHFDHTGHANYLKDATWLVQENEYNAIAGDTVKVKNPAVRELTNVKKLNGDYDVFGDGTVIIKSMPGHTIGHQVLYVDTGLEQPILLTGDLYHFEENRTHRRVPSFNYNVKQTLESMDKFEAFAKEKNAKVFIQHSPADFERIKKYVNQK, encoded by the coding sequence ATGAAAAAAATACTATTCTTTTTATTAGCTATCAGTATTCTTGGATGTAAAAACACCCATAAAAAAGAACCGGCAAAACCCAAAGTAAAATTATATGCTTTGGAAGGCGGTGCTATTTTGGTAAAAAAATTAGAAGTCTTCTCTCAAGACACCACCTATACCGGTCAGACCAGGCAGTTTACAAATGCGTATTATGTAATCTCTCATCCGAAAGGGAATTTAATGTGGGATGCCGGTTTGCCGGAACAGCTGATAGTGCCAGAACCTTTTCATGAACCAAATGGCGTGTTTGCCATTCAAAGGCCGGATTCATTAAAAAATCAACTGGCTTCCATAGGGTTTACAATTGAAGATTTTGATTATATCGCTTTGTCTCACCATCATTTTGACCATACCGGGCATGCCAATTATTTGAAAGATGCCACTTGGTTGGTACAAGAAAACGAGTACAATGCTATTGCCGGAGATACTGTAAAAGTAAAAAATCCGGCAGTCCGGGAATTAACAAATGTAAAAAAGCTAAACGGAGATTACGATGTTTTTGGTGACGGAACCGTTATCATTAAATCCATGCCGGGTCATACAATAGGACACCAGGTATTGTATGTTGATACAGGCTTGGAACAGCCTATTCTACTGACCGGCGATCTGTATCATTTTGAAGAAAACAGAACACACCGCAGAGTTCCGTCATTTAATTACAATGTGAAGCAAACCTTAGAAAGCATGGATAAATTTGAAGCTTTCGCCAAAGAAAAAAATGCCAAAGTGTTCATTCAGCATTCCCCTGCTGATTTTGAGCGTATTAAAAAATATGTAAACCAGAAATAA
- the sufC gene encoding Fe-S cluster assembly ATPase SufC, which translates to MLKIENLHAEVEGKDILKGLNLCVNPGEVHAIMGPNGSGKSTLASVIAGKEDYEVTEGTIDLDNEDISELSPEERAHEGVFLSFQYPVEIPGVTVTNFIKTAINESRKARGLEDMPAKDMLKKIREKSELLAIDRKFLSRSLNEGFSGGEKKRNEIFQMAMLEPKLAILDETDSGLDIDALRIVANGVNKLKSKDNAVIIITHYQRLLKYIIPDFVHVLHDGKIVKTGDASLALELEAKGYDWIKELV; encoded by the coding sequence ATGCTAAAGATTGAAAATTTACACGCAGAAGTAGAAGGGAAAGACATTTTAAAAGGGTTAAACCTTTGCGTAAATCCGGGAGAGGTCCATGCGATCATGGGACCTAACGGATCAGGAAAAAGTACGTTGGCTTCCGTCATAGCTGGAAAAGAAGATTATGAAGTTACGGAAGGAACCATTGACTTAGACAATGAAGATATTAGTGAGCTCTCACCGGAAGAAAGAGCACATGAAGGAGTGTTCTTATCTTTCCAGTACCCGGTGGAAATTCCCGGAGTAACGGTAACCAACTTTATTAAAACAGCTATTAATGAATCTCGTAAAGCACGAGGTTTGGAAGACATGCCTGCAAAAGACATGCTAAAAAAGATCCGTGAAAAGTCGGAGTTGTTAGCGATTGATAGAAAGTTCCTGTCTCGCTCATTAAATGAAGGGTTTTCAGGAGGAGAAAAAAAGCGAAATGAAATTTTTCAAATGGCAATGCTGGAGCCTAAATTGGCTATCTTAGATGAAACCGACTCCGGTTTGGATATCGATGCTTTGCGTATTGTAGCCAATGGGGTTAATAAACTAAAATCCAAAGACAATGCCGTCATTATAATTACGCATTACCAACGATTATTAAAATATATTATTCCTGATTTTGTACATGTATTACATGATGGAAAAATCGTAAAAACGGGAGATGCTTCTCTGGCGTTAGAACTGGAAGCAAAAGGATATGATTGGATTAAAGAATTAGTTTAG
- the sufD gene encoding Fe-S cluster assembly protein SufD, whose translation MDLKDKIVSSYVAFEDGINVNSDIHNIRTAAFQNFEKLGFPTKKLEVWKYTSLNSILKEDYSIFPDKEKAVELADVKKYFIHDIDTYKIIFIDGKYSSFLSETTHDTIDVCLMSAALTKAKYKPVIENYFNNIARQDNLTSLNTAFAKEGAYIYIPKNTEVQKPIQIINFVTGSEVATMIQPRNLIVVEQNAHVQIIERHQSLTENTVLTNSVTEIFAHRHATVDYYKIQNDHIAASLVDNTYIEQQSESEVSVHTFSFGGNITRNNLNFFQKGEHINSILKGITISKGKQHVDHHTLVHHIEPNCESHQDYKGIFNERSTGVFNGKVIVEKEAQKTNAYQQNNNILVSDRSTVNAKPQLEIFADDVKCSHGCTIGQLDDQALFYMQQRGIPKKEAEALLMYAFANTVLESVKIPEVKERITKLIADKLNVQIGFDV comes from the coding sequence ATGGATTTAAAAGACAAAATAGTTTCTTCATACGTAGCATTTGAAGACGGAATAAACGTCAATTCGGATATACACAATATTCGGACGGCAGCATTTCAGAATTTTGAAAAGTTGGGATTTCCCACCAAAAAGCTGGAGGTTTGGAAATACACCTCGCTTAATTCCATATTGAAAGAAGATTACAGTATTTTTCCTGACAAAGAAAAAGCGGTTGAATTAGCAGATGTAAAAAAATATTTTATTCATGATATTGATACCTATAAAATTATTTTTATTGATGGAAAATACAGTTCGTTTTTGTCGGAAACCACACATGACACGATTGATGTATGCTTAATGTCTGCCGCTTTGACTAAAGCAAAATATAAGCCCGTTATAGAAAACTATTTTAACAACATTGCAAGGCAAGATAATCTAACTTCTTTAAATACGGCTTTTGCAAAAGAAGGAGCTTATATTTATATCCCCAAAAATACGGAAGTTCAAAAGCCGATTCAAATTATCAACTTTGTTACAGGCTCTGAAGTCGCAACCATGATTCAGCCCAGAAATCTGATTGTTGTTGAACAAAATGCACATGTTCAAATCATTGAACGCCATCAAAGCTTAACGGAGAATACCGTATTGACAAATTCGGTAACGGAGATTTTTGCGCATAGACATGCAACTGTTGACTACTACAAAATTCAGAATGATCATATTGCTGCTTCACTCGTAGATAATACCTATATAGAGCAACAATCGGAAAGTGAAGTCTCCGTACACACATTTTCTTTCGGAGGAAATATCACCAGAAACAATTTGAATTTCTTTCAAAAAGGAGAACATATCAATTCTATCTTAAAAGGAATTACCATTAGTAAAGGAAAGCAACATGTAGATCACCACACATTAGTACATCATATAGAACCTAATTGCGAGAGCCATCAGGACTATAAAGGAATTTTTAATGAGCGCTCTACAGGGGTTTTTAATGGAAAAGTGATTGTTGAAAAAGAAGCACAAAAAACTAATGCATATCAACAAAATAACAACATATTGGTGAGCGACAGGTCTACCGTCAATGCAAAACCGCAACTGGAAATTTTTGCTGATGATGTAAAATGTTCTCACGGATGTACGATTGGACAATTAGATGATCAGGCATTATTTTATATGCAACAACGCGGAATCCCTAAAAAAGAAGCCGAAGCACTATTGATGTATGCTTTTGCAAATACAGTACTGGAAAGTGTAAAAATCCCGGAAGTAAAAGAACGAATTACGAAACTAATTGCTGATAAGTTAAATGTACAAATTGGTTTTGACGTTTAG